In Xylanibacillus composti, a single window of DNA contains:
- a CDS encoding PAS domain S-box protein produces the protein MLNADTVLFEHSPLGIACLELTGLMKKVNPAFCELFGYREEELLHLNFSQLAHDEGRGTCIPSLREIEDSPDHKLIMEKQLVHHSGKIIYAQVSFSLLIDERCIPCGLLVQVHDKTELLESRSRAPESCWKLDGEQNGTGSPERNRDPGVAVDVQAEFMKTLETLHETEVLYRNLIERALVGVYLYQDGELVYVNPYLANMFGYAAEEFVHSTAADAIIQKECASRLEQTVHAMDQDVVYEYQTVGVKKNQQTIHLEGSCSAITYRGRPAVLGTVQDITYKKQAEELLRENAKRYQRLLKYLPEAILVIADGMIIYANKSAVELTRADSEGKLIGQYYFDLLHPDYHEETRISMEQVMQTDAASAFVEKKIYCATGEWIEVEASSIRIHSYNGNSVILTVLRDITERKKEEDLLIQSEKLSVVGQLAAGVAHEIRNPLTSLKGFTQLLKSKLRDRESNFIDIMQEELDRINLIVNEFMTLAKPHLIQYSDKNVKEILRSVISVLETQAILANVNLVKDYDENLPIIYCDENQLKQVLLNVIKNAIEAMPQGGDIRITVKKKGTEALSIQVQDHGPGIPADMMERIGEPFFTTKADGTGLGLMISRRIIDAHQGTFRIWSEPDRGTTVEIELPASGRSRQLQKY, from the coding sequence ATGCTTAATGCGGATACGGTATTATTTGAGCATTCACCATTAGGAATAGCCTGTCTGGAATTGACCGGGTTGATGAAGAAGGTGAATCCGGCGTTTTGCGAATTGTTCGGTTACCGGGAGGAGGAGCTGCTGCATCTGAATTTTTCTCAGCTCGCTCATGATGAGGGGAGGGGGACATGCATTCCATCTCTCCGGGAGATTGAGGATAGCCCTGATCACAAATTGATTATGGAGAAACAGCTTGTCCACCATTCAGGCAAAATCATTTATGCGCAAGTGTCCTTTTCCCTGCTTATCGATGAACGCTGCATTCCTTGCGGCTTGCTAGTCCAAGTTCATGACAAGACAGAGCTGCTGGAGTCCAGGAGTCGTGCGCCCGAATCGTGCTGGAAGCTAGACGGGGAGCAGAACGGGACAGGGAGTCCTGAGCGGAATCGCGATCCTGGTGTCGCTGTGGATGTGCAAGCAGAATTTATGAAAACGCTGGAGACTCTTCATGAGACCGAGGTGCTCTACCGCAATCTGATTGAACGGGCTTTAGTCGGCGTGTATTTGTACCAGGATGGCGAGTTGGTGTATGTCAACCCTTATTTGGCCAACATGTTCGGTTACGCTGCTGAAGAATTTGTCCATTCCACAGCGGCGGATGCAATTATTCAGAAAGAATGCGCGAGCCGGCTGGAGCAAACCGTGCATGCCATGGATCAGGATGTGGTATACGAATATCAGACTGTAGGTGTCAAGAAAAATCAACAAACCATACACCTGGAAGGAAGCTGCTCGGCAATCACTTATAGGGGAAGGCCGGCGGTTCTGGGCACAGTCCAGGATATTACCTACAAGAAGCAAGCGGAGGAGCTGTTAAGGGAAAATGCCAAGCGCTATCAGCGGCTGCTCAAATACTTGCCCGAAGCGATTCTCGTCATTGCGGACGGGATGATCATTTATGCGAACAAGTCGGCGGTGGAGCTGACAAGGGCCGATTCGGAAGGGAAGCTGATTGGCCAATACTACTTCGACTTGCTGCATCCTGATTATCATGAGGAAACCCGTATCAGCATGGAGCAGGTTATGCAAACAGACGCTGCCTCTGCCTTCGTGGAAAAAAAGATCTATTGTGCAACCGGCGAGTGGATAGAGGTGGAGGCTTCGAGCATCCGCATTCATTCCTACAATGGCAACTCCGTTATTCTGACAGTGCTTCGTGACATCACCGAACGGAAGAAGGAGGAGGATCTGCTGATCCAGTCGGAGAAGCTGTCTGTCGTCGGACAGCTGGCTGCCGGCGTTGCCCATGAAATTCGCAACCCGTTGACGTCGCTGAAGGGATTTACCCAGCTGCTGAAAAGCAAACTGCGTGATCGCGAGTCGAATTTCATCGATATTATGCAGGAAGAGCTTGATCGCATCAATTTGATTGTGAATGAATTCATGACCTTGGCCAAGCCGCACTTGATCCAATACAGCGACAAGAATGTGAAGGAGATTTTGCGAAGCGTGATTTCGGTGCTGGAAACGCAAGCTATTCTCGCCAACGTCAACTTGGTTAAGGATTACGATGAGAATTTGCCAATTATTTACTGTGATGAAAATCAGTTGAAACAGGTGCTGCTGAATGTAATCAAAAATGCGATCGAAGCGATGCCGCAAGGGGGCGACATTCGCATTACTGTCAAAAAGAAGGGGACCGAGGCCTTGAGTATTCAAGTGCAGGATCATGGACCGGGCATCCCGGCTGATATGATGGAACGGATCGGGGAGCCATTCTTCACGACGAAGGCTGACGGCACCGGGCTAGGTCTGATGATTAGCCGCAGGATCATTGACGCCCATCAAGGCACCTTCCGCATTTGGAGCGAGCCGGATCGCGGAACCACTGTGGAGATTGAGCTGCCTGCCTCGGGCCGCAGCCGCCAGTTGCAGAAGTATTGA
- a CDS encoding SpoVR family protein, with protein sequence MQIADGFGLDYYPMRYEICPADIIYTFGAYGMPTRFSHWSFGKTFHKMKTQYDLGLSKIYELVINSNPCYAFLLDGNSLIQNKLIAAHVLAHCDFFKNNARFSRTNRDMVESMSASAARIRQYELEYGSAKVEMFIDAVLGIQEHIDPSLTKTFNSYRQKQSLLERRKKPNRLQRKGPYDDLWELEKQESERTDTDGKQTNQTQGSPADKRQADSANEKSPFPPEPEKDVMWFIEEYSPILEDWQRDIMTMLREEMLYFWPQIETKIMNEGWASYWHQRIVRELDLTPEETIEYAKLNASVVQPSRHTLNPYYLGLKIFEDIEKRYGREKMFDVREFDSDLSFLRNYLTKELVEELDLYIFEKQGAEWKITEKGWEKVRDQLVESKVNGGFPVLHVTDGDAGGNGGLYITHAYEGIELDLKYLEKTLPYVHQLWGKSVHLETVVEQKKVVFTYDGTKQHRRFL encoded by the coding sequence ATGCAGATCGCAGACGGCTTCGGGCTCGACTACTATCCAATGCGCTATGAAATTTGTCCGGCGGACATCATCTATACGTTCGGCGCTTACGGCATGCCGACCCGCTTCAGCCACTGGAGCTTCGGCAAGACCTTCCATAAGATGAAGACGCAATACGACCTGGGCCTGAGCAAGATTTACGAGCTGGTCATCAACTCGAATCCTTGCTATGCCTTCCTGCTGGACGGCAACTCGCTCATCCAGAACAAGCTGATTGCCGCGCATGTGCTGGCTCACTGTGACTTTTTCAAGAACAATGCCCGCTTCTCTCGCACGAATCGTGATATGGTCGAGAGCATGTCCGCCAGCGCGGCGCGCATTCGCCAATACGAGCTCGAATATGGTTCAGCCAAGGTGGAGATGTTCATCGACGCCGTGCTCGGCATTCAGGAGCATATCGATCCTAGTCTAACGAAGACCTTCAACAGCTACCGGCAGAAGCAGTCGCTGTTGGAACGGCGCAAAAAGCCGAACCGCCTTCAGCGCAAAGGACCTTATGACGATTTGTGGGAATTGGAAAAACAGGAATCGGAACGCACGGATACAGACGGCAAGCAAACGAACCAAACACAGGGGAGCCCTGCCGACAAACGCCAGGCCGATTCAGCCAACGAGAAATCACCCTTCCCCCCGGAACCGGAAAAAGACGTCATGTGGTTTATTGAAGAATACTCCCCCATACTGGAGGACTGGCAGCGCGATATCATGACGATGCTTCGCGAAGAAATGCTGTATTTCTGGCCGCAGATTGAGACCAAAATCATGAACGAGGGATGGGCCTCCTATTGGCATCAGCGCATTGTGCGCGAGCTGGATCTGACACCGGAGGAAACGATTGAATACGCCAAGCTGAACGCCTCCGTCGTGCAGCCTTCACGCCATACGCTGAATCCGTATTACCTGGGCTTGAAAATATTCGAGGATATTGAAAAGCGTTATGGACGGGAGAAGATGTTCGATGTCCGCGAGTTCGACTCGGATCTTTCCTTCCTGCGCAATTACTTGACCAAGGAACTAGTCGAGGAACTGGACCTGTACATTTTTGAGAAGCAAGGGGCTGAATGGAAAATAACTGAAAAAGGCTGGGAAAAGGTCCGGGACCAGCTGGTCGAATCCAAGGTTAACGGCGGGTTCCCTGTACTGCATGTAACCGACGGCGATGCGGGCGGCAACGGCGGATTGTATATCACGCATGCCTATGAGGGGATTGAGCTCGATCTGAAATATTTGGAGAAAACCCTTCCTTACGTGCATCAGCTGTGGGGCAAATCGGTTCATCTGGAAACCGTCGTCGAGCAGAAAAAAGTGGTCTTCACCTACGATGGGACGAAGCAGCATCGGCGTTTTCTCTAA